One genomic region from Streptomyces sp. NBC_00582 encodes:
- a CDS encoding TIGR00730 family Rossman fold protein, producing the protein MATGNPEGKKQPPDEQRLGPVLRRRGQVTASTTDQRLLDAGGPSDWVHTDPWRVLRIQSEFIEGFGTLAELPPAISVFGSARTPVDSAEYEAGVRLGRALVDAGWAVITGGGPGAMEAANKGACEAGGTSVGLGIELPFEQGLNPYVDIGLNFRYFFVRKMMFVKYAQGFVVLPGGLGTLDELFEALTLVQTQKVTRFPIVLFGTEYWGGLVDWLKNTLVAQGKAAEKDLLLFHVTDDVDEAVALVSKEAARE; encoded by the coding sequence ATGGCTACCGGAAACCCCGAGGGGAAGAAGCAGCCGCCGGACGAGCAGCGGCTGGGACCGGTCCTCCGACGGCGGGGTCAGGTCACGGCGAGCACCACCGACCAGCGGCTGCTCGACGCGGGAGGCCCCTCGGACTGGGTCCACACGGACCCCTGGCGTGTTCTGCGCATCCAGTCGGAGTTCATCGAGGGCTTCGGCACCCTGGCCGAACTGCCCCCGGCGATCAGTGTGTTCGGCTCCGCCCGGACGCCCGTCGACTCCGCGGAGTACGAGGCGGGCGTCCGCCTCGGCCGCGCGCTGGTCGACGCCGGCTGGGCGGTGATCACGGGCGGCGGCCCGGGCGCCATGGAGGCGGCGAACAAGGGCGCCTGCGAGGCGGGCGGCACCTCGGTCGGCCTCGGCATCGAGCTCCCCTTCGAGCAGGGCCTCAACCCCTACGTCGACATCGGCCTGAACTTCCGCTACTTCTTCGTCCGCAAGATGATGTTCGTGAAGTACGCGCAGGGCTTCGTCGTCCTGCCGGGCGGCCTCGGCACCCTGGACGAGCTGTTCGAGGCGCTCACCCTCGTCCAGACCCAGAAGGTGACCCGCTTCCCGATCGTCCTCTTCGGCACGGAGTACTGGGGCGGACTGGTCGACTGGCTGAAGAACACCCTGGTCGCCCAGGGCAAGGCGGCCGAGAAGGACCTCCTCCTCTTCCACGTCACGGACGACGTGGACGAGGCGGTGGCCCTGGTGTCGAAGGAAGCGGCCCGCGAGTAG
- a CDS encoding DNA-3-methyladenine glycosylase I → MSDGAALAGPDGALRCPWALSTPDYLPYHDEEWGRPVHGDDALFERLSLEAFQSGLSWITILRRREGFRTAFADFRIASVAAFTDEDRDRLLTDEGIIRNRAKIDATLANARVLLDWAPGDLDDLIWSHAPTTGRVPKTLADVPAVTDESTALSKALKKKGLRFVGPTTAYALMQASGLVNDHLDTCVSRSAP, encoded by the coding sequence GTGAGCGACGGCGCCGCCCTCGCCGGCCCGGACGGGGCGCTGCGCTGCCCCTGGGCGCTGTCCACGCCCGACTACCTCCCGTACCACGACGAGGAGTGGGGGCGCCCGGTCCACGGCGACGACGCCCTCTTCGAACGCCTCAGCCTGGAGGCCTTCCAGTCCGGACTGTCCTGGATCACCATCCTGCGCCGCCGCGAGGGCTTCCGCACGGCCTTCGCCGACTTCCGGATCGCCTCGGTGGCCGCCTTCACCGACGAGGACCGCGACCGCCTCCTCACGGACGAGGGCATCATCCGCAACAGAGCCAAGATCGACGCGACCCTGGCCAACGCCCGGGTGCTGCTGGACTGGGCCCCGGGCGACCTGGACGACCTGATCTGGTCCCACGCCCCGACGACGGGCAGGGTCCCGAAGACCCTCGCGGACGTCCCGGCGGTCACGGACGAGTCGACGGCCCTGTCGAAGGCCCTGAAGAAGAAGGGCCTCCGCTTCGTGGGCCCCACGACGGCCTACGCCCTGATGCAGGCGTCCGGCCTGGTGAACGACCACTTGGACACGTGCGTGAGCAGAAGCGCCCCCTAG
- a CDS encoding ATP-binding protein translates to MSLPLTRRIARAALLVAAGAAAGVGAAGSASAAPSALPATPDLGGLTALDGANVGNTLDGATRSATGLAGEAGGKAVEKAVPAAGKTGGKAVKKATPAVQKVAGEAAGSAGSVLGDTAKSATKGGLPTDGLTKGGLPGGGPVKGLPLG, encoded by the coding sequence ATGTCCCTCCCTCTGACCCGCAGGATCGCCCGTGCCGCGCTGCTCGTCGCTGCGGGAGCGGCCGCCGGGGTCGGTGCGGCCGGCTCCGCGAGCGCTGCCCCCTCCGCTCTGCCCGCCACCCCGGACCTCGGCGGGCTGACCGCCCTGGACGGGGCGAACGTCGGCAACACGCTCGACGGTGCGACGCGCAGTGCGACCGGGCTCGCGGGTGAAGCCGGCGGCAAGGCCGTCGAGAAGGCGGTGCCGGCCGCGGGCAAGACCGGTGGCAAGGCCGTGAAGAAGGCGACGCCGGCGGTGCAGAAGGTGGCCGGTGAGGCCGCGGGGTCGGCCGGGAGTGTCCTCGGGGACACGGCCAAGTCCGCGACGAAGGGTGGGCTGCCGACGGACGGGCTCACCAAGGGCGGGCTGCCGGGTGGCGGGCCCGTGAAGGGCCTGCCGCTCGGCTGA
- a CDS encoding zf-HC2 domain-containing protein gives MSGTRRNPAEGLLAEQHLGDRLSALVDGELGHDTRERVLAHVATCPKCKAEVDAQRRLKNVFAEVAPPAPSESFLARLQGLPGGGDPDGGSTPLGRGGFGDGVFGMSGDEPFSFGYVPAREHGSALPPADRGFRIHPVGRDSERSRGMRFAFVAAGAVSLAAIALGGMNTGAPVDTAADARGGSGGSNVTPARSPGSASAPENQRRRSTGPLLAQGGQLLGTPAAPTEVSAPLLPGVPSPASGHAEQTALHRLTAPVMAGAAAMSPLIRPLGTTPPIAVTSWATAPEISGPALLAAPVPDTTSAPTASPSPRDLR, from the coding sequence GTGAGTGGAACTCGACGCAACCCCGCTGAGGGGCTCCTCGCGGAGCAGCATCTGGGAGACCGGCTCTCCGCCCTGGTGGACGGTGAGCTCGGTCATGACACCCGTGAGCGGGTCCTGGCGCATGTGGCGACCTGTCCGAAGTGCAAGGCCGAGGTCGACGCCCAGCGCCGGCTGAAGAACGTCTTCGCGGAAGTGGCCCCGCCCGCACCCTCCGAGAGCTTCCTGGCCCGTCTCCAGGGGCTCCCCGGAGGAGGTGACCCGGACGGCGGCAGTACGCCGCTGGGCAGGGGAGGCTTCGGTGACGGCGTCTTCGGAATGAGCGGGGACGAGCCGTTCTCCTTCGGCTATGTGCCGGCCCGTGAGCACGGCTCCGCGCTGCCGCCCGCCGACCGCGGCTTCCGCATCCACCCCGTCGGCCGTGACAGCGAGCGCTCCCGGGGCATGCGGTTCGCCTTCGTCGCCGCCGGCGCGGTGTCGCTGGCCGCGATCGCGCTGGGCGGGATGAACACCGGTGCGCCGGTCGACACCGCCGCGGACGCGCGGGGCGGGAGCGGCGGCAGCAATGTGACACCGGCCCGCTCCCCGGGCTCAGCCTCGGCGCCCGAGAACCAGCGGCGCCGGTCCACCGGACCGCTGCTCGCCCAGGGCGGCCAGCTCCTCGGCACGCCCGCGGCGCCCACCGAGGTCTCCGCCCCGCTGCTGCCCGGTGTGCCCTCCCCGGCCTCCGGACACGCGGAGCAGACGGCGCTGCACCGGCTCACCGCCCCGGTGATGGCCGGAGCGGCCGCCATGTCCCCTCTGATACGTCCGCTCGGTACGACGCCGCCGATCGCCGTGACCTCGTGGGCCACCGCCCCCGAGATCTCCGGCCCCGCCCTGCTCGCCGCGCCCGTCCCCGACACCACCTCCGCCCCCACCGCCTCCCCGTCCCCGCGGGACCTCCGCTGA
- the sigE gene encoding RNA polymerase sigma factor SigE, with translation MVGAPLDTTRADRGGAAAPVDRGGVLRRFLGSAGRPKSVNDTADHRHAGDYAQTATFSTDADGQAWTPPTWEEIVSMHSGRVYRLAYRLTGNQHDAEDLTQEVFVRVFRSLSTYTPGTFEGWLHRITTNLFLDMVRRKQRIRFDALGEDAAERLASKEPTPQQVFNDAHFDADVQQALDTLAPEFRAAVVLCDIEGLSYEEIAATLGVKLGTVRSRIHRGRSQLRKALAHRSPKARAERRSFAARVPALGGGGATA, from the coding sequence ATGGTAGGGGCTCCACTGGACACCACCAGAGCCGACAGGGGAGGTGCGGCTGCGCCTGTGGATCGGGGAGGAGTGCTGCGGCGCTTCCTCGGATCGGCGGGCAGGCCGAAATCCGTGAACGACACCGCTGACCACCGTCACGCCGGCGACTACGCCCAGACCGCGACCTTCTCCACCGACGCGGACGGGCAGGCGTGGACTCCGCCCACCTGGGAGGAGATCGTCAGCATGCACAGCGGCCGGGTCTACCGGCTCGCCTACCGTCTCACCGGCAACCAGCACGACGCCGAGGACCTCACGCAGGAGGTCTTCGTCCGCGTCTTCCGCTCCCTGTCGACGTACACGCCCGGCACCTTCGAGGGCTGGCTGCACCGCATCACCACCAACCTGTTCCTGGACATGGTCCGCCGCAAGCAGCGCATCCGCTTCGACGCGCTCGGCGAGGACGCGGCCGAGCGGCTGGCCAGCAAGGAACCCACCCCGCAGCAGGTCTTCAACGACGCCCACTTCGACGCGGACGTCCAGCAGGCCCTCGACACCCTCGCGCCCGAGTTCCGCGCCGCGGTCGTCCTGTGCGACATCGAAGGACTGTCGTACGAGGAGATCGCCGCGACGCTCGGCGTCAAGCTGGGCACGGTCCGCTCGCGCATCCACCGCGGCCGCTCGCAGCTCCGCAAGGCCCTCGCGCACCGCTCCCCGAAGGCGCGCGCCGAGCGCCGCTCCTTCGCGGCCCGGGTGCCCGCTCTGGGAGGAGGGGGCGCGACCGCGTGA
- a CDS encoding DUF3117 domain-containing protein encodes MAAMKPRTGDGPLEVTKEGRGIVMRVPLEGGGRLVVELTPDEADALGDALKKVVG; translated from the coding sequence ATGGCGGCCATGAAGCCGCGGACGGGCGATGGCCCGCTCGAGGTGACCAAGGAGGGGCGGGGCATCGTCATGCGCGTTCCGCTCGAAGGCGGCGGTCGGCTCGTCGTCGAGCTGACCCCTGACGAGGCCGACGCGCTCGGCGACGCCCTCAAGAAGGTCGTCGGCTGA
- a CDS encoding DivIVA domain-containing protein → MFLFLVIALAVVVAAVTLAVVGGGEGTGPLPEVAPERLHDPLPPDRPVDRSDIDRLRFPLTLRGYRMEDVDDALNRVAAELAERDARIAVLETALAGAQAPARPHVSFEKPAPEDEQ, encoded by the coding sequence ATGTTCTTGTTCCTGGTCATCGCGCTCGCCGTCGTGGTCGCCGCGGTGACACTCGCCGTGGTGGGCGGCGGCGAAGGCACCGGTCCGCTGCCCGAGGTGGCTCCCGAGCGGCTGCACGACCCGCTGCCGCCGGACCGCCCGGTCGACCGGTCCGACATCGACCGGCTCCGCTTCCCGCTCACTCTCCGCGGCTACCGCATGGAGGACGTCGACGACGCCCTGAACCGGGTCGCCGCCGAGCTCGCCGAGCGCGACGCCCGGATCGCCGTCCTGGAGACCGCCCTCGCGGGCGCCCAGGCCCCGGCGCGGCCCCATGTCTCCTTCGAGAAGCCCGCGCCGGAGGACGAGCAGTGA
- the fdxA gene encoding ferredoxin, with product MTYVIAQPCVDVKDKACIEECPVDCIYEGSRSLYIHPDECVDCGACEPVCPVEAIFYEDDTPEEWKDYYKANVEFFDELGSPGGASKLGLIERDHPFIAALPPQAE from the coding sequence GTGACCTACGTCATCGCGCAGCCTTGTGTCGACGTGAAGGACAAGGCGTGCATCGAGGAGTGCCCGGTCGACTGCATCTACGAGGGCTCCAGGTCCTTGTACATCCACCCGGACGAATGCGTCGACTGTGGTGCCTGTGAGCCGGTCTGCCCGGTCGAGGCGATCTTCTACGAGGACGACACTCCGGAGGAGTGGAAGGACTACTACAAGGCGAACGTCGAGTTCTTCGACGAGCTCGGCTCGCCCGGCGGCGCCAGCAAGCTGGGTCTGATCGAGCGCGACCACCCCTTCATCGCCGCGCTGCCGCCGCAGGCCGAGTAA
- a CDS encoding enoyl-CoA hydratase/isomerase family protein encodes MADTVLYEVSDGLATITLNRPEAMNALNIATKVALRDAARAAADDAGVRAVLLTAAGERAFCVGQDLKEHIGLLAEGSGHVMSTVKEHYNPVVRALTEAAKPVVAAVNGVAAGAGFGFALAADYRVVADTASFNTSFAGVALTADSGVSWTLPRVVGPGRATDLLLFPRNISAQEAYELGIANRVVPGAELRVEAERIARTLASGPTVAYAALKEAVAFGLSHSLSETLEKEDELQTRAGASEDHAIAVSAFVKKETPRYLGR; translated from the coding sequence ATGGCCGACACCGTGCTCTACGAGGTGAGCGACGGGCTCGCGACGATCACGCTGAACCGCCCGGAGGCGATGAACGCGCTGAACATCGCGACCAAGGTCGCCCTGCGGGACGCGGCGCGCGCGGCGGCGGACGACGCGGGGGTGCGGGCGGTGCTGCTGACCGCGGCCGGGGAGCGGGCGTTCTGCGTCGGCCAGGACCTCAAGGAGCACATCGGGCTGCTGGCCGAGGGCTCCGGGCACGTCATGAGCACGGTCAAGGAGCACTACAACCCGGTCGTGCGGGCGCTGACGGAGGCGGCGAAGCCGGTCGTCGCCGCGGTGAACGGGGTCGCGGCGGGTGCCGGTTTCGGGTTCGCGCTGGCGGCGGACTACCGCGTCGTCGCCGATACGGCGTCCTTCAACACGTCGTTCGCGGGGGTCGCGCTGACCGCCGACTCCGGTGTCTCCTGGACGCTGCCCCGGGTGGTCGGGCCGGGACGGGCGACCGATCTGCTGCTGTTCCCGCGGAACATCTCGGCGCAGGAGGCGTACGAGCTGGGGATCGCGAACCGGGTGGTGCCGGGCGCGGAGCTGCGGGTCGAGGCCGAGAGGATCGCGCGGACGTTGGCCTCGGGGCCGACCGTCGCCTACGCGGCGCTCAAGGAGGCCGTCGCGTTCGGGCTCTCGCACTCGCTGTCGGAGACCTTGGAGAAGGAGGACGAGTTGCAGACGCGTGCCGGTGCGTCCGAGGACCACGCCATCGCCGTCTCGGCATTTGTGAAGAAGGAGACGCCTCGGTATCTGGGGCGCTGA
- the dapE gene encoding succinyl-diaminopimelate desuccinylase: protein MADTPLDLTLDAAALTAQLVDFPSESGTEKPLADAIETALRAFPHLTVDRYGNNVIARTNLGRPQRVILAGHIDTVPIADNVPSRLDEEGVLWGCGTCDMKAGVAVQLRIAATVPAPNRDLTFVFYDNEEVAADLNGLKHVAEAHPEWLAGDFAVLLEPSDGQVEGGCQGTLRVLLKTSGERAHSARGWMGSNAIHAAAPILTRLAAYKPRRPVIDGLEYREGLNAVGVQGGVAGNVIPDECVVTVNFRYAPDRTEEEAIAHVREVFADCGVTEFVVDDHSPGALPGLSHPAAAAFIEAVGGTPMPKYGWTDVSRFSALGVPAVNYGPGNPLLAHKRDERVEVAKVLAGEERLRAWLS from the coding sequence ATGGCCGACACCCCGCTTGATCTCACTCTGGACGCCGCCGCCCTCACCGCGCAGCTCGTCGACTTCCCCTCCGAGAGCGGCACCGAGAAGCCCCTCGCGGACGCGATCGAGACCGCCCTGCGCGCGTTTCCGCACCTCACGGTCGACCGGTACGGCAACAACGTGATCGCCCGGACGAACCTGGGCCGGCCGCAGCGGGTCATCCTCGCCGGACACATCGACACCGTCCCGATCGCGGACAACGTCCCCTCGCGCCTCGACGAGGAGGGGGTCCTGTGGGGCTGCGGCACCTGCGACATGAAGGCGGGCGTCGCCGTCCAGCTCCGGATCGCCGCGACGGTCCCGGCGCCCAACCGCGACCTGACCTTCGTCTTCTACGACAACGAGGAGGTCGCGGCCGACCTCAACGGCCTCAAGCACGTCGCCGAGGCGCACCCGGAGTGGCTCGCGGGCGACTTCGCGGTCCTGCTGGAGCCGTCGGACGGCCAGGTCGAGGGCGGCTGCCAGGGCACCCTGCGGGTGCTGCTGAAGACCTCCGGCGAGCGGGCCCACTCGGCGCGCGGCTGGATGGGCTCCAACGCGATCCACGCGGCGGCCCCCATCCTGACCCGCCTCGCCGCGTACAAGCCCCGCCGGCCCGTCATCGACGGCCTGGAGTACCGCGAGGGGCTGAACGCGGTGGGCGTCCAGGGCGGGGTCGCGGGCAACGTCATCCCCGACGAGTGCGTGGTCACGGTCAACTTCCGCTATGCGCCGGACCGCACCGAGGAGGAGGCGATCGCGCACGTCAGGGAGGTCTTCGCGGACTGTGGTGTGACGGAGTTCGTCGTCGACGACCACAGCCCCGGCGCCCTGCCCGGCCTCTCCCACCCGGCGGCGGCCGCCTTCATCGAGGCCGTGGGCGGCACCCCGATGCCCAAGTACGGCTGGACCGACGTCAGCCGCTTCTCGGCGCTCGGCGTCCCCGCGGTCAACTACGGCCCCGGCAACCCGCTTCTGGCCCACAAGCGCGACGAACGCGTCGAGGTGGCGAAGGTCCTGGCGGGCGAGGAGCGGCTGCGGGCCTGGCTGAGCTGA
- a CDS encoding heavy metal transporter, translated as MPELSPSPKRRGRRLLRFGAACVVLSAVAGYVVVQYVTGGADDPGCRVVSAKGDEAGYEFTPEQAVNAATIAAVGTHREMPERAVAIALATAIQESGLRNLAHGDRDSLGLFQQRPSQGWGTEKQVTDPAYAASIFYEHLAKVPDYAGLPLTVAAQKVQRSGYPEAYAKHEADAVMLAAALTGASAATLTCDGRLGEAATAQGPDAVRAALSRDFGRDALEEAQEEAGGGTTSTSAHKASADGDVPTAETDGRTVTLPVTRETSAGRTVRERGWQLAHWAVANASALHIQQVSYAGQEWTAGNTDSRWRPTGSGSTEAAGASGSGGGTGSVRIVTGQ; from the coding sequence GTGCCAGAGCTGTCCCCCTCCCCCAAGCGCCGCGGCCGTCGCCTTCTCCGATTCGGGGCGGCCTGCGTGGTCCTGTCCGCCGTGGCGGGTTACGTCGTGGTCCAGTACGTCACCGGCGGGGCCGACGATCCCGGGTGCAGAGTCGTGTCCGCCAAGGGGGACGAGGCGGGGTACGAGTTCACGCCGGAGCAGGCGGTGAACGCGGCGACGATCGCCGCCGTCGGCACCCACCGGGAGATGCCCGAGCGGGCCGTGGCCATCGCGCTGGCGACCGCGATCCAGGAGTCGGGGCTGCGCAACCTCGCCCACGGCGACCGGGACTCGCTCGGCCTGTTCCAGCAGCGGCCCTCACAGGGCTGGGGCACCGAGAAGCAGGTCACGGACCCGGCGTACGCGGCGAGCATCTTCTACGAGCACCTCGCCAAGGTGCCCGACTACGCCGGCCTCCCCCTGACCGTCGCCGCGCAGAAGGTGCAGCGCAGCGGCTACCCGGAGGCCTACGCCAAGCACGAGGCGGACGCCGTCATGCTGGCCGCCGCGCTCACCGGGGCCTCGGCGGCCACGCTCACCTGCGACGGGCGCCTCGGCGAGGCCGCGACGGCCCAGGGCCCGGACGCGGTGCGCGCGGCGCTCTCGCGGGACTTCGGGCGCGACGCGCTGGAGGAGGCGCAGGAGGAGGCCGGGGGCGGCACGACCTCCACGTCGGCGCACAAGGCCTCGGCGGACGGTGACGTCCCCACCGCCGAGACCGACGGGCGGACCGTGACGCTGCCCGTCACACGGGAGACCTCCGCGGGGCGCACCGTCCGGGAGCGGGGCTGGCAGCTCGCGCACTGGGCCGTGGCCAACGCCTCGGCGCTGCACATCCAGCAGGTGTCGTACGCGGGCCAGGAGTGGACCGCCGGGAACACCGACAGCCGGTGGCGGCCGACGGGGTCGGGCAGCACGGAGGCCGCGGGGGCGTCCGGGTCGGGCGGCGGCACGGGCAGTGTGCGGATCGTGACCGGGCAGTAG
- the folP gene encoding dihydropteroate synthase has protein sequence MLRLGRREFEAHEPVIMAIVNRTPDSFYDRGATFRDEPALARVEQAVAEGAAIVDIGGVKAGPGDEVTAEEEARRTVGFVAEVRRRFPDVIISVDTWRAEVGEAVCEAGADLLNDAWGGVDPGLAEVAARYGVGLVCTHAGGAEPRTRPHRVTYDDVMADILRVTVGLAERAAELGVPRESIMIDPGHDFGKNTRHSLEATRRLPEMVETGWPVLVSLSNKDFVGETLDRPVKERVLGTLATTAVSAWLGAQVYRVHEVAETRQVLDMVASIAGHRPPAVARRGLA, from the coding sequence ATGCTCAGGCTGGGCAGGCGGGAATTCGAGGCCCACGAGCCGGTGATCATGGCGATCGTGAACCGGACCCCGGACTCCTTCTACGACCGGGGGGCCACGTTCCGTGACGAGCCGGCGCTCGCCCGAGTGGAGCAGGCCGTGGCCGAGGGGGCCGCGATCGTCGACATCGGCGGGGTGAAGGCGGGGCCCGGTGACGAGGTGACCGCCGAGGAGGAGGCGCGGCGCACGGTCGGATTCGTGGCCGAGGTGCGGCGGCGCTTCCCGGACGTGATCATCAGCGTGGACACCTGGCGGGCGGAGGTCGGCGAGGCCGTCTGCGAGGCCGGCGCGGATCTGCTCAACGACGCGTGGGGCGGGGTGGACCCCGGGCTCGCGGAGGTCGCCGCGCGGTACGGGGTGGGCCTGGTGTGCACCCACGCGGGCGGCGCGGAGCCGAGGACACGGCCGCACCGGGTGACGTACGACGACGTCATGGCCGACATCCTGCGGGTGACCGTGGGGCTGGCCGAGCGGGCGGCGGAGCTGGGGGTGCCGAGGGAGTCGATCATGATCGATCCGGGGCACGACTTCGGGAAGAACACCCGGCACAGCCTGGAGGCGACACGGCGGCTGCCGGAGATGGTGGAGACGGGCTGGCCGGTGCTGGTGTCGCTGTCCAACAAGGACTTCGTCGGGGAGACCCTGGACCGGCCGGTGAAGGAGCGGGTGCTGGGCACCCTGGCGACGACGGCCGTGTCCGCGTGGCTCGGGGCCCAGGTGTACCGGGTGCACGAGGTGGCGGAGACCCGGCAGGTGCTGGACATGGTGGCGTCCATCGCGGGCCACCGCCCACCGGCGGTGGCCCGACGCGGACTCGCCTGA
- a CDS encoding O-methyltransferase, whose protein sequence is MQSRPGNQRGQERVITGNRQASWAFADAYAAEDDALRWARDRAREAGLRSVSPSTGAALRLLAATVDAKAVAEIGTGTGVSGIHLLYGMRPDGVLTTVDPEPEHQQFARQAFRACGFASNRARFIPGRALDVLPRLADAGYDLVFCDGDRLEFLDYLAESLRLLRPGGLVVFEGVFANGRTVDSGPQPTEVIRIRELLRAVRESQELVPSLLPVGDGLLCAVKR, encoded by the coding sequence ATACAGTCACGCCCAGGCAACCAGCGGGGACAGGAGAGGGTCATTACCGGCAACCGGCAGGCAAGCTGGGCGTTCGCCGACGCCTATGCCGCCGAGGACGACGCGCTGCGCTGGGCCCGCGACCGGGCCCGTGAGGCAGGGCTGCGCTCGGTGTCGCCCAGCACCGGCGCCGCGCTGCGGCTGCTCGCCGCCACCGTGGACGCGAAGGCGGTCGCGGAGATCGGTACCGGCACCGGCGTCTCCGGGATCCACCTGCTGTACGGCATGCGTCCCGACGGTGTCCTGACCACCGTCGACCCCGAGCCGGAGCACCAGCAGTTCGCCCGGCAGGCCTTCCGCGCCTGCGGCTTCGCCAGCAACCGGGCCCGCTTCATTCCCGGCCGCGCGCTGGACGTCCTGCCCCGTCTCGCGGACGCCGGCTACGACCTCGTCTTCTGCGACGGCGACCGGCTGGAGTTCCTCGACTATCTCGCTGAATCGTTGCGCCTGCTGCGCCCGGGCGGGCTCGTCGTCTTCGAGGGGGTCTTCGCCAACGGCCGCACGGTCGACTCCGGCCCGCAGCCCACGGAGGTCATAAGGATCCGGGAGCTGCTGCGGGCGGTGCGCGAGAGCCAGGAACTGGTGCCGTCCCTGTTGCCCGTGGGCGACGGGCTGCTGTGCGCGGTCAAGCGCTGA
- a CDS encoding bifunctional succinyldiaminopimelate transaminase/glutamate-prephenate aminotransferase, with the protein MSAVSDRLPTFPWDKLEPYKKKAASHPDGIVDLSVGTPVDPVPELIQKALIDAADSPGYPTVWGTPALRDAITGWLERRLGARDVTHRHVLPIVGSKELVAWLPTQLGLGPGDRVGYPRLAYPTYEVGARLARAAYEVYDDPTELDPNGLKLLWLNSPSNPTGKVLSRQELTRIVAWAREHGVLLFSDECYLELGWEADPVSVLHPDVNGGSYDGIVAVHSLSKRSNLAGYRAAFLAGDPAVLAPLLEIRKHGGMMTSAPTQAAVVAALGDDAHVQEQRARYAARRTLLREALVAHGFRIEHSEASLYLWATRDESCWDTVSHLADQGILVAPGDFYGTAGATFVRVALTATDERVAAAAKRLSA; encoded by the coding sequence GTGTCCGCAGTCTCCGACCGCCTGCCCACGTTCCCCTGGGACAAGCTGGAGCCGTACAAGAAGAAGGCCGCCTCGCATCCGGACGGCATCGTCGACCTCTCCGTCGGCACCCCGGTCGACCCGGTCCCCGAGCTGATCCAGAAGGCCCTGATCGACGCGGCGGACTCCCCGGGCTACCCGACGGTCTGGGGCACCCCCGCGCTGCGCGACGCGATCACCGGCTGGCTGGAGCGCCGGCTGGGCGCCCGTGACGTCACCCACCGGCACGTCCTGCCGATCGTCGGTTCCAAGGAACTCGTCGCCTGGCTCCCGACCCAGCTCGGCCTCGGCCCCGGCGACCGGGTCGGGTACCCGCGCCTCGCCTACCCCACGTACGAGGTCGGCGCCCGCCTCGCCCGCGCCGCGTACGAGGTCTACGACGACCCCACCGAGCTCGACCCGAACGGTCTGAAGCTCCTCTGGCTGAACTCCCCGTCGAACCCCACCGGCAAGGTCCTCTCGCGGCAGGAGCTGACCCGGATCGTCGCGTGGGCCCGTGAGCACGGCGTGCTGCTCTTCTCCGACGAGTGCTACCTCGAACTGGGCTGGGAGGCCGACCCCGTCTCGGTGCTGCACCCGGACGTGAACGGCGGCTCGTACGACGGGATCGTCGCGGTCCACTCGCTCTCCAAGCGCTCGAACCTCGCGGGCTACCGCGCCGCCTTCCTGGCCGGCGACCCCGCGGTCCTCGCGCCGCTGCTGGAGATCCGCAAGCACGGCGGCATGATGACCTCCGCGCCGACGCAGGCGGCGGTCGTGGCGGCCCTCGGCGACGACGCCCACGTCCAGGAGCAGCGCGCCCGCTACGCGGCCCGCCGCACGCTGCTGCGCGAGGCCCTGGTGGCCCACGGCTTCCGCATCGAACACAGCGAGGCCAGCCTCTACCTCTGGGCCACCCGCGACGAGTCCTGCTGGGACACCGTCTCCCACCTCGCCGACCAGGGCATCCTGGTCGCCCCCGGCGACTTCTACGGCACGGCAGGCGCCACGTTCGTCCGAGTGGCCCTGACAGCCACGGACGAACGCGTCGCGGCAGCGGCGAAGAGGCTGTCCGCCTAG